A section of the bacterium HR34 genome encodes:
- the rasP gene encoding Regulator of sigma-W protease RasP — MDIINIIIALLSFIFLLVAHEFGHFYIAKKFGIKILEFGIGLPPRIIGKKIGDTIYSINAIPFGAFVKMLGEDPQDETKDSASFSQKPIYQRILVVLGGVLAFWILAFVLLSAQNFIGAIKVDNTDKVIPNSRIIIDDVLDNSPAKESGVKPFSEILYAKEDDKVYYFNNVKEFIEFVSKRPNKEFILAVKEPVGKEKEFIIKPRLLENEGRGIIGVQIIRTYFEKTPLHMAFIRGAQDTYYLTKSVIVGIYDLISKASKGENVQDYVAGPPKIFKLFTEYASSSLTEYLRFIAVIAISLAVINILPIPALDGGKIVFLIIEAIIGKPVNREWEAKITTFFFFLLLGLITWVSVKEIIEFVK; from the coding sequence ATGGACATCATAAACATAATAATAGCTCTTTTAAGTTTTATATTTTTATTGGTTGCTCATGAGTTTGGACATTTTTATATTGCTAAAAAATTTGGCATTAAAATCTTAGAGTTTGGAATTGGTTTGCCACCAAGAATAATTGGCAAAAAAATAGGCGATACAATTTATTCAATCAACGCCATTCCTTTTGGTGCTTTTGTGAAAATGTTAGGAGAAGATCCTCAAGATGAAACAAAAGACTCTGCAAGTTTCTCCCAAAAGCCGATTTACCAAAGGATTTTGGTTGTTTTGGGAGGAGTTTTGGCTTTTTGGATTTTAGCTTTTGTTTTGCTAAGTGCTCAAAATTTTATAGGAGCCATAAAAGTTGATAATACAGATAAAGTAATTCCTAACTCTCGAATAATAATAGATGATGTTCTAGACAACTCTCCAGCAAAGGAAAGTGGTGTAAAACCTTTTAGTGAAATTTTATACGCAAAAGAAGATGATAAGGTTTATTACTTTAATAATGTAAAAGAATTTATAGAATTTGTTTCTAAAAGACCAAACAAAGAATTTATATTAGCAGTGAAAGAACCAGTAGGAAAAGAAAAAGAATTTATCATAAAGCCAAGACTTTTAGAAAATGAGGGAAGAGGAATTATTGGAGTTCAAATAATAAGAACTTATTTTGAAAAAACTCCTTTACATATGGCTTTTATAAGAGGAGCGCAAGACACTTATTATTTAACCAAATCGGTTATTGTTGGAATTTATGATTTAATATCAAAAGCTTCAAAAGGGGAAAATGTGCAAGATTATGTTGCAGGACCCCCAAAGATATTTAAATTATTTACTGAGTATGCATCATCTTCTTTAACTGAATACTTGAGATTTATTGCTGTGATAGCTATAAGTCTTGCTGTGATTAATATTCTGCCAATACCAGCCCTTGATGGAGGAAAAATTGTATTTTTAATTATAGAAGCAATAATAGGAAAGCCGGTAAATAGGGAGTGGGAGGCGAAAATAACGACATTCTTTTTCTTTTTGTTGTTAGGTTTAATAACGTGGGTTTCTGTAAAAGAAATTATTGAATTTGTAAAATAA
- the frr gene encoding Ribosome-recycling factor, which translates to MNKIDEIIKNFNKKTGDIINSFKEELKKIRTGRVSTALIEDVIVEVSGARMPLKSLGSINVVGPRQLSVQPWDSSYLKAIEKALQEKNLGLVKIQENLVYLSLPELTQEYREKLIKELKAIKEQTREKIRRERDDVLRDIQKKEKEKEISETDKFKGKEKVDEITKESNEKIEEIYKQKEQEITLL; encoded by the coding sequence ATGAATAAAATAGATGAAATAATTAAAAACTTTAATAAAAAAACAGGAGATATTATAAATTCCTTTAAAGAAGAATTAAAAAAAATAAGAACCGGAAGAGTTTCAACAGCTTTAATAGAAGATGTTATAGTTGAGGTGTCGGGTGCAAGAATGCCGCTTAAAAGTTTGGGTTCTATTAATGTTGTTGGACCAAGACAATTAAGTGTTCAACCGTGGGATAGTTCTTATTTAAAGGCAATTGAAAAGGCTTTGCAGGAGAAAAATTTAGGCTTGGTAAAGATTCAAGAAAATTTAGTTTATTTATCCTTACCAGAGTTAACTCAGGAATATAGAGAAAAGTTAATTAAAGAACTAAAGGCAATAAAAGAGCAAACAAGAGAAAAAATTAGAAGAGAAAGAGATGATGTTTTAAGGGATATTCAAAAAAAAGAGAAGGAAAAAGAAATAAGCGAAACAGACAAATTTAAAGGGAAAGAAAAAGTAGACGAGATTACAAAAGAGAGCAATGAAAAAATAGAAGAAATTTACAAACAAAAGGAGCAGGAGATAACATTGTTATAG